Proteins co-encoded in one Paracrocinitomix mangrovi genomic window:
- the mce gene encoding methylmalonyl-CoA epimerase, whose translation MKLEHIGIAVKDLESANQLFETLFNKPHYKIEEVASEGVKTSFFQVGESKIELLEATNEESAIYKFIEKKGEGIHHLAFEVADIDAEIKRLSEAGYQLIHQTPKDGADNKRIAFLHPKSTNGVLVELCQEKS comes from the coding sequence ATGAAACTAGAACACATTGGAATTGCAGTTAAAGACCTGGAGTCTGCCAATCAACTTTTTGAAACCTTGTTTAATAAACCTCATTATAAAATTGAAGAGGTAGCTTCAGAAGGAGTTAAAACCTCTTTTTTTCAAGTTGGTGAATCTAAAATTGAATTATTAGAAGCCACCAATGAAGAAAGCGCCATCTATAAGTTTATTGAAAAAAAAGGAGAAGGGATACATCACCTGGCATTTGAAGTAGCAGATATAGATGCAGAAATAAAAAGACTTTCAGAAGCGGGATATCAATTAATTCATCAAACTCCCAAAGATGGGGCGGACAACAAAAGAATTGCTTTTTTACATCCTAAATCTACAAATGGAGTGTTGGTAGAATTGTGTCAGGAAAAATCCTAA
- a CDS encoding superoxide dismutase yields MAFELPNLPYAFDALEPHIDKQTMEIHHGKHHAGYTTKLNGAIEGTDFAGKSIEDILANCADNAAVRNNGGGYYNHCLFWEVMSPNGGGTPTGELADAINASFGSFDGFKEAFSNAAATRFGSGWAWLCVHPGGKVEVCSTANQDNPLMNIVGCGGTPILGLDVWEHAYYLKYQNRRPDYINAFFNVINWDEVSKRYADNK; encoded by the coding sequence ATGGCATTTGAATTACCAAATCTTCCATATGCGTTTGACGCTTTGGAACCACATATTGACAAACAAACTATGGAAATCCATCATGGAAAACACCATGCAGGATACACAACTAAATTAAATGGAGCCATTGAAGGAACAGATTTCGCTGGAAAATCAATAGAAGATATTTTAGCAAATTGTGCTGACAATGCAGCAGTAAGAAACAACGGTGGTGGATATTATAATCACTGTTTATTCTGGGAAGTAATGTCACCAAATGGTGGTGGTACACCTACCGGAGAATTAGCAGACGCTATTAACGCATCATTTGGATCATTTGACGGATTTAAAGAAGCATTCTCTAATGCTGCAGCAACTAGATTCGGTTCTGGATGGGCTTGGCTTTGCGTACATCCTGGTGGAAAAGTTGAAGTTTGTTCAACTGCCAACCAAGACAATCCATTAATGAATATTGTAGGTTGTGGTGGAACTCCAATTTTGGGATTAGATGTATGGGAACATGCATATTACTTAAAATATCAAAACAGACGCCCTGATTACATTAATGCATTTTTCAATGTAATTAACTGGGATGAAGTATCTAAAAGATACGCGGACAATAAATAA
- a CDS encoding AsmA family protein, with product MRKALKILRKFLFWIFFVSLFLTTVVTVLLHIYEDDIKQFAIDELNDRLTTDVEVQDIQLSFFHDFPNASVEFKKVFIADAFPEIESDDTLFYAEKMFFNFNLMDFYSGDYQVRRINVYDGCLYLKTAKDGQANFNIIKDREETQEESKFEFMLELLKVENFKFRYKNLAARQFYDLDIHKGLFQGDFSDDQYKVIAETEMKIERVKSNSFNLITDKESNLNLELDVNTIAKSYTFKKGDLLVEKMPFHLTGIIDSTSIDLELSGNEIELADLANSLVDEKMEKVKSYESEGIISFNSKIHGPLSAIQMPAIEAEFNIKNGKISEPESKLTITDVYFEGHYQNAQEGRKEEMKLENVQLRLLDSYFKGRATISDFEEPTLNTAMEGDLRLDKFHQFFNFKNVEKLGGQLSLNCRAVVKFFDPQYNQKNFDVLKSDGSFILKDVLYKGVNDDITYRNMSGEIVLYNKDAGVNQLQIKTAKSDILVNGSMKNFMPFLDGTGNLGLIASIESNNLDLNEFMANPEPEENKRPKIFELPANLNLNVDLSVANLHWDGHQFNTINTNLLMASREVKLNNLDFGLQGGKAHGNLVMKNRMEKGNIIDGKLTFNNVDVKGLFKDWDNFKQSSITSQHISGTASGSIDFLLSFNPYFSLKEDELYAKCNLKIKNGELNELETMKMITDYMRSNKGLKLMLNKHIDAFEDKLLHLKFATIENEITIKDRKLIIPKMTIGSNALDVDLFGWHSFDNMIDYHFSFRFRELKEQVTENEFGIIEDDGLGLVIYLNMSGDLFDPTFALDGTERRKQIKESIAEEKQNVKSILKTELGFFKKDSTVQKIEEDNKEEIKFIMYDEEDEQSQDSIPGKIKRKDKTNDFNKTLLKYFKADTTQKQEEIIYDMN from the coding sequence GTGAGAAAAGCACTCAAAATCCTTCGCAAATTCCTCTTTTGGATATTCTTTGTCAGTTTATTTCTGACAACGGTTGTTACTGTCTTGCTTCATATTTATGAAGATGACATCAAGCAATTTGCTATTGATGAGCTGAATGATCGGCTTACTACGGATGTAGAAGTGCAAGACATTCAGCTCTCTTTTTTTCATGACTTTCCAAATGCATCTGTAGAATTCAAGAAAGTATTCATAGCTGATGCTTTTCCTGAAATTGAAAGTGATGACACCCTTTTTTATGCTGAAAAAATGTTCTTCAATTTTAACTTGATGGACTTCTACTCAGGAGATTATCAAGTAAGAAGAATTAATGTATATGATGGTTGTTTATATTTAAAAACCGCCAAAGATGGCCAGGCTAACTTCAACATTATAAAGGACCGCGAGGAGACCCAGGAAGAAAGCAAATTTGAGTTTATGCTCGAGCTTTTAAAAGTTGAGAATTTTAAATTCAGGTATAAAAATTTGGCTGCAAGGCAGTTTTATGACCTTGACATCCATAAAGGTCTGTTTCAAGGTGATTTTTCTGATGATCAATACAAAGTAATTGCTGAAACTGAAATGAAAATTGAAAGGGTAAAAAGTAATTCCTTTAATTTGATAACGGATAAAGAATCTAATCTAAATCTTGAGTTGGATGTAAATACAATTGCCAAATCTTACACTTTTAAAAAAGGTGATTTGTTGGTTGAAAAAATGCCTTTTCATCTAACCGGAATTATTGATTCAACCTCCATTGATTTAGAATTATCAGGAAATGAAATTGAGTTGGCTGATCTTGCCAATAGCCTGGTTGATGAAAAAATGGAAAAGGTTAAATCCTATGAAAGTGAAGGAATCATAAGCTTTAATTCTAAAATTCATGGCCCATTATCAGCTATTCAAATGCCGGCCATAGAAGCTGAGTTTAATATCAAAAACGGGAAAATATCTGAACCTGAAAGTAAGCTAACTATAACTGATGTTTACTTTGAAGGTCATTATCAAAATGCCCAAGAGGGAAGGAAAGAAGAAATGAAGCTTGAAAATGTGCAACTGAGATTATTAGACAGTTATTTTAAAGGTAGAGCTACCATAAGTGATTTTGAGGAGCCAACATTGAATACCGCCATGGAAGGAGATTTACGATTGGATAAGTTCCACCAATTTTTCAATTTTAAGAATGTAGAAAAATTGGGTGGACAATTGAGCTTGAATTGTAGAGCTGTTGTAAAATTCTTTGACCCTCAGTACAATCAAAAAAACTTTGATGTGCTAAAATCAGATGGTTCTTTTATATTAAAAGATGTGCTTTACAAGGGAGTTAATGATGACATTACTTACAGAAATATGAGTGGTGAAATTGTCTTGTATAATAAAGATGCAGGTGTTAATCAGCTTCAAATTAAAACCGCTAAATCTGATATTCTGGTAAATGGATCAATGAAAAATTTTATGCCTTTCCTTGACGGGACAGGTAACCTGGGTCTAATTGCATCCATTGAATCTAACAATCTTGATTTGAATGAATTCATGGCTAATCCAGAACCTGAAGAAAACAAAAGGCCAAAGATTTTTGAACTCCCGGCAAATTTGAACCTCAATGTTGATTTATCAGTTGCCAACTTACATTGGGATGGTCATCAATTCAATACGATTAATACCAACTTGCTAATGGCTAGTAGGGAAGTAAAATTGAATAATCTTGATTTTGGTTTGCAGGGAGGTAAAGCACACGGTAATCTTGTAATGAAAAACAGAATGGAAAAAGGAAACATTATTGACGGTAAGCTGACCTTTAATAATGTAGATGTAAAAGGACTGTTTAAAGATTGGGATAATTTTAAACAAAGCAGTATCACAAGTCAACATATAAGTGGAACGGCATCTGGCAGTATAGATTTTTTACTGAGTTTTAATCCATACTTTTCACTCAAGGAAGATGAGTTGTATGCCAAGTGTAATCTTAAAATCAAAAATGGTGAGTTAAATGAGCTTGAAACCATGAAAATGATTACGGATTACATGAGATCAAATAAAGGTTTAAAACTCATGCTCAACAAACATATAGATGCTTTTGAAGATAAGTTGCTTCATTTAAAGTTTGCAACAATTGAGAATGAAATTACCATCAAAGATCGTAAGTTGATAATACCTAAAATGACCATTGGATCAAATGCCCTGGATGTTGATTTGTTTGGTTGGCACAGTTTTGACAACATGATAGATTATCATTTTAGTTTCCGTTTCAGAGAGTTAAAGGAGCAGGTAACAGAGAACGAATTTGGTATAATTGAAGATGATGGATTAGGTTTAGTGATTTACTTAAATATGAGTGGTGATTTATTTGATCCAACTTTTGCACTGGATGGAACAGAAAGAAGGAAACAAATCAAGGAGAGTATTGCGGAGGAAAAGCAAAATGTTAAGTCTATCTTAAAAACAGAATTAGGTTTCTTTAAAAAGGATAGTACGGTTCAGAAAATTGAGGAAGACAACAAAGAGGAAATTAAATTTATCATGTATGATGAAGAAGATGAACAGTCTCAAGATTCAATACCCGGTAAAATAAAGCGAAAAGACAAAACAAATGATTTCAATAAAACGTTGTTGAAGTATTTTAAAGCTGATACAACACAAAAACAAGAAGAAATCATCTATGATATGAATTAG
- a CDS encoding sensor histidine kinase yields the protein MNLYHKKQRWKIALLGVAILLVAVSLWFSFRIVDKVQQREVDRIEQWADAVKRKSELVSLTNNAFDELSDALESLKERDRQKVEMWSLAIQEVNKPLEDYSFVVEIIKGNNDIPIIITDNKEEVISSYNLSALDTSINRMLRTSYSNEKKSFQDSLKRKAKKDSLNSYKEFWRKDHPPLEIDLDYGDKQMVFYFDSIFYKTQKLTALEYSRDSLIDAFSDELVTNEYLVPVLFVDVVTGDVIATNREDYDSTNAASLIQQLRSTGDSIVVELSGDRSGVIYYEHSEEITQMKFFPIVQFFIIGLFVLIAYLAFSTFRKAEQDQVWAGMAKETAHQLGTPISSLMAWNQLLEAKGTDESITKEINKDIDRLNMVTNRFSKIGSQAALEEQNIVEVVDHAISYLKNRISSKVDLQFVAQTDKIMVRLNEALLEWAVENIVKNAVDSMESNGNIKVTVSQQEDDVFIDIEDDGKGIPANKIKSVFRPGYTTKKRGWGLGLSLVKRIIEEFHNGKVFVLNSEVGKGTTFRIQLPV from the coding sequence ATGAATCTTTATCATAAAAAACAACGTTGGAAAATTGCATTGCTGGGAGTAGCTATTCTATTGGTGGCTGTATCCTTGTGGTTTTCTTTTCGGATAGTAGATAAAGTTCAGCAAAGAGAAGTTGATAGAATTGAACAATGGGCAGATGCTGTAAAGAGAAAATCTGAGTTGGTGAGTTTAACCAACAATGCATTTGATGAATTAAGTGATGCATTAGAATCTTTAAAAGAACGTGACAGACAGAAAGTTGAAATGTGGTCATTGGCAATTCAAGAAGTTAACAAACCACTTGAGGATTATTCATTTGTCGTAGAAATTATCAAAGGGAACAATGATATTCCAATAATAATTACAGACAACAAAGAGGAGGTGATTTCAAGTTATAACCTATCTGCCTTAGATACTAGTATCAATAGGATGCTGCGCACTTCATACTCTAATGAAAAAAAGTCTTTTCAGGATTCACTTAAACGCAAAGCAAAAAAGGATAGTTTAAATAGTTACAAGGAGTTTTGGCGTAAAGATCATCCACCTTTGGAAATTGATTTAGACTATGGTGATAAGCAGATGGTTTTTTATTTTGATTCTATCTTTTATAAAACTCAAAAGCTCACTGCGCTTGAATATAGCAGGGATTCATTAATTGATGCTTTTAGTGATGAATTGGTTACCAATGAATATTTAGTACCTGTATTATTTGTTGATGTTGTTACAGGAGATGTCATTGCTACAAATAGAGAAGATTATGATTCAACTAATGCAGCGTCATTGATACAACAGTTGAGAAGTACTGGGGATTCTATTGTTGTAGAGTTAAGTGGAGATAGGTCAGGAGTAATTTATTATGAGCATTCAGAGGAAATTACGCAAATGAAGTTTTTTCCAATTGTTCAGTTCTTCATAATTGGATTGTTTGTGTTGATTGCGTATTTGGCGTTTTCAACTTTCAGAAAGGCTGAGCAGGATCAGGTTTGGGCCGGAATGGCAAAGGAGACAGCACATCAATTAGGAACACCAATTTCTTCATTAATGGCGTGGAACCAATTGTTAGAAGCAAAAGGAACTGATGAGTCTATAACTAAAGAAATCAATAAGGATATTGATAGATTGAATATGGTAACCAATCGTTTTTCTAAGATTGGTTCGCAAGCTGCCTTAGAAGAGCAAAATATTGTTGAGGTAGTAGATCATGCTATATCCTATTTAAAGAACAGAATTTCATCCAAGGTGGATTTACAGTTCGTTGCTCAGACGGACAAGATAATGGTTCGATTAAATGAAGCATTATTGGAATGGGCAGTTGAGAATATTGTCAAGAATGCTGTTGATTCAATGGAATCTAATGGAAATATTAAAGTTACTGTTAGCCAGCAAGAGGATGATGTCTTTATAGATATTGAAGACGACGGAAAGGGAATTCCGGCCAATAAAATTAAATCAGTGTTTAGACCGGGTTATACAACCAAAAAACGCGGTTGGGGACTTGGGTTATCTTTGGTCAAAAGAATTATTGAAGAGTTTCACAATGGCAAAGTCTTCGTTTTAAATTCTGAAGTTGGTAAAGGAACAACCTTTAGGATTCAATTACCCGTTTAG